A stretch of the Azorhizobium caulinodans ORS 571 genome encodes the following:
- a CDS encoding sensor domain-containing diguanylate cyclase produces the protein MREALRHRLHKLQDSTSIAQQLGVVLSVVCILGLIVVSIFSARLSGWAIAERIQQNMSLTAATIADRLDVDMFERYREVRNLAQLRALDIAWEGDAALLRAALNQAQSGMRHFAWIGFARPDGQVVAATQGMLEGTSVFSRPWFRDGLKGPTVGDLHEAVLLAKLLPNLGATGDPERFVDIAFPVHSRDGRLLGVLGAHLYFRWVEGLRDTVLKAQPGVNIVVMSSEGIVLLGPERGDTPFTKDRIARMSVTRTGAFVQKSPAGDLLTGYAISDGEQDFPGFGWIVVAQQPAEDAFASAYHVAFRIIGYGAIALLVCVGLTLWFARRLGRPLRQLALAAEEIGRDPKITMLPRLRGNADVMHLSYALRSLLRRLTSAETRYEMFSRKHEQDVAALKELADTDPLTGLLNRRSFLAMADVALDSAHATGQLGILMADIDHFKQVNDTYGHAAGDAVLKHVADTFVRTLRAHDHLARFGGEEFVALLQDTDIAGMQALAERVREAVAATKVVFEDQAIAVTISIGAALAHDQDRDMHKVIERADLALYEAKNSGRNRIVISPEPSLQG, from the coding sequence GTGCGAGAAGCCCTGCGGCACAGGCTCCATAAGCTCCAGGACAGCACCAGTATCGCCCAGCAGCTCGGCGTGGTGCTGAGCGTGGTGTGCATCCTGGGCCTGATCGTCGTGTCCATCTTCTCCGCCCGCCTGAGCGGGTGGGCGATCGCCGAACGCATCCAGCAGAACATGTCCCTCACCGCCGCGACCATCGCGGACCGGCTGGACGTGGACATGTTCGAGCGCTACCGCGAGGTGCGGAATCTGGCGCAGTTGCGGGCCCTGGACATCGCCTGGGAGGGCGATGCCGCCCTGCTGCGCGCGGCGCTGAACCAGGCCCAGTCCGGCATGCGCCATTTCGCCTGGATCGGCTTTGCCCGCCCCGACGGCCAGGTGGTGGCGGCGACGCAAGGCATGCTGGAGGGCACGTCCGTCTTCTCCCGCCCATGGTTCCGGGATGGTTTGAAAGGCCCCACGGTCGGCGATCTGCACGAGGCCGTGCTGCTGGCGAAGCTCCTCCCCAATCTCGGCGCGACCGGCGATCCGGAGCGCTTCGTCGATATCGCCTTTCCGGTTCACTCGCGGGACGGTCGCCTGCTCGGCGTGCTGGGCGCGCATCTTTATTTCCGCTGGGTCGAGGGCCTGCGCGACACGGTTCTCAAGGCCCAGCCGGGCGTGAATATCGTGGTGATGTCCTCCGAAGGCATCGTCCTGCTCGGCCCCGAACGTGGCGATACGCCCTTTACGAAGGATCGAATCGCGCGGATGTCCGTGACCCGCACCGGTGCCTTCGTCCAGAAGAGCCCGGCAGGCGACCTCCTGACGGGTTATGCGATCTCCGACGGCGAGCAGGACTTCCCGGGCTTCGGCTGGATCGTGGTCGCCCAGCAGCCGGCAGAGGATGCCTTCGCCTCAGCCTATCACGTCGCATTCCGCATCATCGGCTACGGCGCCATCGCGCTGCTGGTGTGCGTCGGCCTCACGCTGTGGTTCGCCCGGCGGCTGGGCCGCCCGCTGCGCCAGCTCGCCCTCGCCGCGGAGGAAATCGGCCGCGACCCCAAGATCACGATGCTGCCGCGCCTGCGCGGCAATGCGGACGTGATGCACCTCTCCTACGCCCTGCGCTCGCTCCTGCGGCGCCTGACCTCGGCCGAGACGCGCTATGAGATGTTCAGCCGCAAGCACGAGCAGGATGTGGCGGCACTGAAGGAACTGGCGGATACCGATCCGCTGACCGGCCTGCTCAACCGGCGCTCCTTCCTCGCCATGGCGGATGTGGCGCTGGATAGTGCCCATGCCACGGGCCAGCTCGGCATCCTCATGGCTGACATCGACCACTTCAAGCAGGTGAACGACACCTACGGGCATGCCGCCGGCGACGCCGTGCTGAAGCATGTGGCGGACACCTTCGTCAGAACCCTGCGCGCACACGACCATCTCGCCCGCTTCGGTGGCGAGGAATTCGTGGCCCTGCTTCAGGATACCGACATCGCCGGCATGCAGGCCCTGGCGGAGCGGGTGCGCGAGGCGGTGGCGGCGACAAAGGTGGTCTTCGAGGATCAGGCCATCGCCGTCACCATCTCCATCGGCGCTGCACTGGCGCACGATCAGGACCGCGACATGCACAAGGTGATCGAGCGCGCGGACCTTGCCCTCTACGAGGCCAAGAATTCCGGCCGCAATCGCATCGTCATCTCACCCGAGCCGAGCCTGCAGGGCTGA
- a CDS encoding MarR family winged helix-turn-helix transcriptional regulator, whose product MGFLFFEVSRLYRARTDRAFEQGGLGITSGEARTLIYINQHPGLRQTALAEKMSVEPMTLVASLDRLEAQSLVKREPDPTDRRAKRVLLTPAAAPLIARITSIALAAREEILNGLSEDQIANFRTALDRMRVNLVAGRDADDA is encoded by the coding sequence TTGGGATTTCTTTTCTTCGAGGTGTCGCGGCTCTACCGGGCGCGCACGGACCGTGCGTTCGAGCAGGGCGGCCTCGGCATCACCTCCGGTGAGGCCCGCACGCTGATCTACATCAATCAGCATCCGGGCCTGCGCCAGACGGCTCTTGCCGAGAAGATGAGCGTCGAGCCCATGACGCTGGTGGCTTCTCTCGATCGTCTCGAGGCGCAGAGCCTCGTGAAGCGCGAGCCCGATCCCACCGACCGCCGGGCGAAACGCGTTCTGCTGACGCCGGCCGCCGCGCCGCTGATCGCGCGCATCACCTCCATCGCGCTCGCCGCGCGGGAGGAAATCCTCAACGGCCTCTCGGAAGACCAGATCGCCAATTTCAGGACCGCCCTCGACCGGATGCGCGTGAACCTGGTGGCGGGGAGAGATGCGGACGACGCATGA
- a CDS encoding multidrug effflux MFS transporter: MSESRTAVIGAMIVVLGPISMSLYTPAMPALVEAFHTTPALLKLTLSVYFFGFAFSQLACGPLSDAFGRRPTALGFFAIYLAGSVVAAFAPDITALIIGRGLQGIGVAAGPAVSRAIVRDQFTGQPSARIMNLIATMLAIGPAIAPTLGGLILSTVGWSAIFLVMVIYGLVLVLLLAVLVPETNAAPLRANAHPATVARNYGTLLSDRRFLQPSLVIGFTLGGIYTLAAILPFVLIERVGLSPIGFGIAMICQTGSFMTGSLVTGRLLRRFKAEALVPFGLAIVLAAAVGMAFATRLWPLSAVATMLPVAVWAFGIAVLLPGGTTGALANFPRMAGAASAMMGFMQIGGGLLGTMLASAFAVPGDALVIVVPGLAAAALVAFVLLRPAEPSRVAARISEPDLEISTDPAGIVGAAGDEIEAEVFRKRA; encoded by the coding sequence ATGAGTGAAAGCCGCACGGCGGTCATCGGTGCGATGATCGTCGTGCTGGGGCCGATCAGCATGTCGCTCTACACACCGGCCATGCCGGCGCTGGTGGAGGCCTTTCACACCACGCCGGCCCTGTTGAAGCTCACGCTCTCCGTCTATTTCTTCGGCTTCGCCTTTTCCCAGCTCGCCTGCGGGCCGCTCTCCGATGCCTTCGGGCGGCGGCCCACGGCGCTCGGCTTCTTCGCCATCTATCTGGCGGGCAGCGTGGTGGCGGCCTTCGCGCCGGACATCACCGCGCTGATCATCGGCCGCGGCCTTCAGGGGATCGGCGTGGCTGCGGGCCCCGCCGTCTCCCGTGCCATCGTGCGCGACCAGTTCACCGGCCAGCCGTCCGCCCGCATCATGAACCTGATCGCCACCATGCTGGCGATCGGGCCCGCCATCGCCCCGACGCTCGGCGGCCTCATCCTCTCGACCGTGGGCTGGTCGGCCATCTTTCTCGTGATGGTGATCTATGGCCTCGTGCTCGTGCTGCTGCTGGCGGTCCTTGTACCGGAGACCAATGCGGCCCCGCTGCGGGCCAACGCCCATCCGGCCACGGTTGCCCGCAATTATGGGACGCTGCTGTCGGACCGGCGCTTTCTCCAGCCGAGCCTGGTGATCGGTTTCACGCTCGGCGGCATCTATACGCTCGCTGCCATCCTGCCCTTCGTGCTCATCGAGCGGGTGGGCCTCTCGCCCATCGGCTTCGGCATCGCCATGATCTGCCAAACCGGCTCGTTCATGACGGGCTCGCTGGTCACCGGCCGGCTGCTCAGGCGCTTCAAGGCGGAGGCACTGGTGCCCTTCGGCCTCGCTATCGTGCTGGCGGCGGCGGTCGGCATGGCCTTCGCGACCCGCCTGTGGCCCCTCTCGGCGGTGGCCACCATGCTGCCGGTGGCGGTCTGGGCCTTCGGCATCGCCGTGCTGCTGCCCGGCGGCACCACGGGCGCGCTCGCCAATTTCCCGAGGATGGCCGGTGCGGCTTCCGCCATGATGGGCTTCATGCAGATCGGCGGCGGACTGCTGGGCACCATGCTGGCGAGTGCCTTCGCGGTGCCCGGCGACGCGCTGGTGATCGTGGTGCCGGGTCTCGCGGCGGCTGCGCTCGTCGCCTTTGTCTTGCTGCGACCGGCGGAGCCGTCCCGCGTGGCGGCCCGCATCAGCGAGCCGGATCTCGAGATCTCCACGGACCCCGCCGGCATCGTCGGCGCTGCAGGCGACGAGATCGAGGCCGAGGTCTTCCGCAAGCGCGCCTGA
- a CDS encoding argininosuccinate synthase, translating into MSRDVKKVVLAYSGGLDTSVILKWLQTTYRCEVVTFTADLGQGEELEPARKKAELLGIKPENIFIEDVREEFVRDYVFPMFRANAVYEGQYLLGTSIARPLIAKKQIEIARKVGADAVSHGATGKGNDQVRFELGYYALEPEITVIAPWREWDLTSRTKLLEFAETHQIPIAKDKRGEAPFSVDANLLHSSSEGKVLEDPAEDAPEYVYQRTISPEAAPDVATVITIGFEKGDAVSINGEALSPATLLAKLNELGKANGIGRLDLVENRFVGMKSRGVYETPGGTILLAAHRGIESITLDRGAAHLKDELMPRYAELIYNGFWFSPEREMLQAAIDHSQAYVTGEVTVKLYKGNATVIGRKSPYSLYNQELVTFEEGAVAYDHRDAAGFIKLNALRLRTTAARARKAQ; encoded by the coding sequence ATGTCGCGCGACGTGAAGAAGGTTGTGCTCGCTTATTCCGGCGGGCTCGACACCTCGGTGATCCTGAAGTGGCTCCAGACCACCTACCGGTGCGAGGTGGTGACCTTCACCGCCGACCTCGGCCAGGGCGAGGAACTGGAGCCGGCGCGCAAGAAGGCGGAACTGCTGGGCATCAAGCCCGAGAACATCTTCATCGAGGACGTGCGCGAGGAATTCGTGCGCGACTATGTCTTCCCGATGTTCCGCGCCAATGCGGTCTATGAGGGCCAGTATCTGCTGGGCACCTCCATCGCCCGCCCGCTGATCGCCAAGAAGCAGATCGAGATCGCCCGCAAGGTCGGCGCCGACGCCGTCTCCCACGGCGCCACCGGCAAGGGCAACGACCAGGTGCGCTTCGAGCTCGGCTATTACGCGCTGGAGCCGGAAATCACCGTCATCGCCCCGTGGCGCGAGTGGGACCTGACCTCCCGCACCAAGCTGCTGGAATTCGCCGAGACCCACCAGATCCCGATCGCCAAGGACAAGCGCGGCGAAGCTCCCTTCTCGGTGGACGCGAACCTCCTGCACTCCTCCTCCGAGGGCAAGGTTCTGGAAGACCCGGCCGAGGACGCGCCGGAATATGTCTACCAGCGCACCATCTCGCCGGAGGCGGCGCCCGACGTGGCCACCGTCATCACCATCGGCTTCGAGAAGGGTGACGCAGTCTCCATCAATGGCGAGGCCCTGAGCCCGGCCACCCTGCTGGCGAAGCTCAACGAGCTCGGCAAGGCCAACGGCATCGGCCGCCTCGACCTCGTGGAGAACCGCTTCGTCGGCATGAAGTCGCGCGGCGTCTACGAGACCCCCGGCGGCACCATCCTGCTCGCCGCCCACCGCGGCATCGAGAGCATCACGCTCGACCGCGGCGCCGCCCACCTCAAGGACGAGCTGATGCCGCGCTATGCGGAGCTCATCTACAACGGCTTCTGGTTCTCCCCCGAGCGCGAGATGCTCCAGGCGGCCATCGACCACTCGCAGGCCTATGTCACCGGCGAAGTGACCGTCAAGCTCTACAAGGGCAATGCCACGGTCATCGGCCGCAAGAGCCCGTACTCGCTCTACAATCAGGAGCTTGTCACGTTCGAGGAAGGCGCCGTCGCCTACGACCATCGCGACGCTGCCGGCTTCATCAAGCTCAATGCCTTGCGCCTGCGGACGACCGCCGCCCGCGCACGCAAGGCTCAATAA
- a CDS encoding phosphatase PAP2 family protein: MRWLVFLTLLAGAAVLILFTLFPSLDLTITAWFWDKTTNSFPWAGTGWGKTLRQAGNVLPWLIAAPAFAALILKLLFPARRMFMPARPALLLALAMALGPGLMVNGILKEKWGRPRPVHVEEFGGQKAFTPWYSTAGTCPANCSFVSGEGALGFWTVAPASLVPGPLGPVALGAAVVFGLAAGGLRLAFGGHFFTDVIFSGVLVVMIIVLLRWWLFDRRGAPTDAEAEAWVARIGVALHRLAARLWRWSAATARFLWRQASRLAARYLPRRGAGL; this comes from the coding sequence GTGCGGTGGCTGGTGTTCCTCACCTTGTTGGCGGGTGCGGCCGTTCTCATCCTCTTCACACTGTTTCCGAGCCTCGACCTCACCATCACCGCCTGGTTCTGGGACAAGACGACCAACAGCTTCCCCTGGGCCGGCACGGGCTGGGGCAAGACGCTGCGGCAGGCGGGCAACGTCCTGCCCTGGCTCATCGCCGCCCCGGCCTTCGCCGCACTGATCCTGAAGCTGCTGTTCCCTGCGCGCCGCATGTTCATGCCGGCCCGCCCCGCCTTGCTGCTGGCGCTCGCCATGGCGCTCGGCCCCGGCCTCATGGTGAACGGCATCCTGAAAGAGAAGTGGGGCCGGCCGCGCCCGGTGCATGTGGAGGAGTTCGGGGGGCAGAAGGCCTTCACGCCCTGGTACTCCACCGCCGGCACATGCCCCGCCAACTGCTCCTTCGTCTCCGGCGAAGGCGCGCTCGGCTTCTGGACGGTGGCACCGGCCAGCCTCGTGCCCGGCCCCCTCGGCCCCGTAGCGCTGGGGGCCGCGGTGGTCTTCGGACTTGCCGCCGGCGGGCTGCGCCTCGCCTTTGGAGGGCATTTCTTCACCGACGTCATCTTTTCCGGCGTGCTGGTGGTGATGATCATCGTGCTGCTGCGCTGGTGGCTGTTCGACCGGCGCGGGGCGCCGACGGATGCCGAGGCGGAGGCCTGGGTGGCGCGGATCGGCGTCGCCCTGCACCGGCTCGCCGCCCGCCTCTGGCGGTGGAGCGCCGCTACGGCACGCTTCCTGTGGCGGCAGGCGTCGCGTCTTGCCGCACGCTACTTGCCACGGCGCGGCGCGGGCCTATAG